Proteins from a single region of Verrucosispora sp. NA02020:
- a CDS encoding TetR/AcrR family transcriptional regulator gives MGAPVTEGRQTRNAERTRRAVLDAATPMILERGDGITLAQVATAAGVSKSGLIHHFGSREQLVMAVVEDAYERFQEAVLSHLDLSENYPGKMLRAYVRALCAGSTDVVAARDVASVPIWNGLYAVPGIAAVVRERSEWWSEQLAADGLSAERVQLVRRAAEGVAIAVLHGEEDEASIATARRLLLDLATDGTFPAPI, from the coding sequence GTGGGTGCGCCGGTGACTGAGGGGCGGCAGACGCGCAACGCGGAGCGCACTCGGCGTGCCGTGCTCGATGCGGCCACCCCGATGATCCTGGAGAGAGGCGACGGCATCACCCTGGCCCAGGTCGCCACCGCCGCCGGGGTGTCGAAGAGCGGCTTGATCCACCACTTCGGCAGCCGGGAGCAGCTCGTGATGGCCGTGGTGGAGGATGCGTACGAACGCTTCCAGGAGGCGGTCCTCAGCCATCTCGACCTGTCGGAGAACTACCCCGGCAAGATGCTCCGCGCCTACGTTCGCGCCCTCTGCGCGGGAAGCACCGACGTCGTGGCGGCGCGCGACGTCGCGTCGGTGCCGATCTGGAACGGCCTGTACGCGGTCCCCGGGATTGCCGCTGTGGTGCGGGAGCGCAGTGAGTGGTGGAGCGAGCAGCTCGCCGCCGACGGGCTGAGTGCCGAGCGCGTCCAGCTCGTGCGCCGCGCCGCCGAGGGGGTCGCCATCGCGGTCCTGCACGGGGAGGAGGACGAGGCGAGCATCGCGACCGCGCGCCGGCTCCTGCTCGACCTCGCTACGGACGGCACCTTCCCCGCGCCCATCTGA
- a CDS encoding glycosyl hydrolase 53 family protein — translation MKRSLRAALAVVVLAAPLALTAPAQAATTLTMRGADVSSLQRSLDLGARYYNASGAQADPYDILAAKGVNYLRLRVWNNPISGYNNKAKVLQQARTIKAKGFKLLIDFHYSDTWADPGKQYPPAAWATHSLSQLQNDVYTYTHDVCSALKAQGTTPDAVQIGNEINVGMLWPTGRVVNDDFAPLASLLKQGHRATKACNGGTQVWIHTANADSLANARWFYDGIRSQGVTWDVAALSYYCMWHGSLANLYNVIADVKSRYGKPVVLAETAYQFTTANADHQGNAIPGTVLCDNIPATWAGQAQQFSWVQNTVRNAGGVGVFYWEPTWYAIRGNGWDPADINGSGNGWDNMAVFDWSGRVNPHVVWTP, via the coding sequence ATGAAACGGTCCCTCCGGGCCGCCCTGGCGGTGGTCGTCCTCGCCGCCCCGCTGGCCCTGACCGCCCCCGCGCAGGCGGCCACCACCCTCACCATGCGCGGCGCCGACGTCTCGTCCCTGCAACGCAGCCTCGACCTCGGGGCGCGCTACTACAACGCCTCCGGCGCCCAGGCCGACCCCTACGACATCCTCGCCGCCAAAGGCGTCAACTACCTGCGGCTACGCGTCTGGAACAACCCGATCAGCGGCTACAACAACAAGGCGAAGGTGCTCCAGCAGGCCAGGACGATCAAGGCGAAGGGCTTCAAACTCCTGATCGACTTTCACTACTCGGACACCTGGGCCGACCCGGGCAAGCAGTATCCGCCCGCGGCCTGGGCCACCCACTCCCTGAGCCAGTTGCAGAACGATGTCTATACCTACACCCACGACGTGTGCAGCGCCCTGAAGGCACAGGGCACCACCCCGGACGCGGTGCAGATCGGCAACGAGATCAACGTGGGCATGCTGTGGCCGACCGGTCGGGTCGTCAACGACGACTTCGCCCCGCTGGCCAGCCTGCTCAAGCAGGGCCACCGCGCCACCAAGGCGTGCAACGGCGGCACCCAGGTATGGATCCACACCGCCAACGCCGACAGCCTCGCCAACGCCCGCTGGTTCTACGACGGCATCCGGTCCCAGGGCGTCACCTGGGACGTCGCCGCACTGTCCTACTACTGCATGTGGCACGGTTCGCTGGCGAACCTGTACAACGTGATCGCCGACGTGAAGTCCCGCTACGGCAAGCCGGTGGTGCTCGCCGAGACCGCGTACCAGTTCACCACGGCGAACGCCGACCACCAGGGGAACGCGATCCCCGGCACCGTGCTGTGCGACAACATCCCGGCCACCTGGGCCGGGCAGGCACAACAGTTCAGCTGGGTCCAGAACACCGTGCGCAACGCCGGCGGCGTCGGCGTCTTCTACTGGGAGCCGACCTGGTACGCGATCCGGGGCAACGGCTGGGACCCGGCGGACATCAACGGCAGCGGCAACGGCTGGGACAACATGGCCGTCTTCGACTGGAGCGGACGCGTCAACCCGCACGTGGTCTGGACCCCGTGA
- a CDS encoding response regulator transcription factor: MRVVLAEDLALLRDGLHRLLTASGFDVVAAVNNGPDLRAALIEQRPDVAVVDVRMPPHHTDDGLRAAIEARAVVPRLPVLVLSQFVEPLYARELLVDGAGAVGYLLKDRVLDVGQFIESVRRVAAGGTVMDPEVIAELLAGRARGRSLESLSPRERDVLALMAEGRSNGAIAARMFVSEKAVVKHVSSIFTKLGLYLSTSDNRRVLAVLAYLDS; the protein is encoded by the coding sequence GTGCGGGTCGTACTGGCGGAGGACCTTGCCCTGCTGCGGGACGGTCTCCACCGGTTGCTGACGGCCTCCGGCTTCGACGTCGTCGCCGCCGTGAACAACGGGCCCGATCTGAGGGCGGCGCTGATCGAACAGCGGCCGGACGTCGCCGTCGTCGACGTCCGGATGCCACCGCACCACACCGACGACGGGTTGCGGGCGGCCATCGAGGCCCGTGCGGTGGTGCCTCGGCTGCCGGTGCTCGTGCTCTCGCAGTTCGTCGAGCCGCTCTACGCGCGTGAGCTGCTCGTTGACGGCGCGGGCGCGGTCGGCTATCTGCTCAAGGACCGGGTACTCGACGTCGGTCAGTTCATCGAGTCCGTCCGGCGGGTGGCCGCGGGCGGCACCGTGATGGATCCGGAGGTCATCGCCGAGCTACTCGCCGGCCGGGCACGGGGTCGGTCCCTCGAGTCGTTGAGCCCACGGGAGCGGGACGTTCTCGCGCTGATGGCCGAAGGACGGTCCAACGGTGCCATCGCCGCCCGGATGTTCGTCTCCGAGAAGGCAGTGGTCAAGCACGTCAGTAGCATCTTCACCAAACTGGGGTTGTACCTCTCGACCAGCGACAACCGACGGGTGCTCGCCGTGCTCGCCTACCTCGACAGCTGA
- a CDS encoding CGNR zinc finger domain-containing protein codes for MHWVNVEGYPMPIPIGGHPALELCNTWAGWSAPPSPEREWLRDFDRLAVWTGHVRLLTPTSVARLREQGRRDPTAAHEVLAATRQLRTALHDILLDPHDTDAFRHVAEEAQRAAAAATLETDRTGLAHWSLPDDLGLRLPLLAGARAAADLLTTPARTEVRACPADDCGWLFLDPRGRRRWCSMATCGNRAKVRAWAARRQPL; via the coding sequence ATGCACTGGGTGAACGTCGAGGGCTATCCGATGCCCATCCCGATCGGCGGGCATCCCGCCCTCGAACTCTGCAACACCTGGGCCGGCTGGAGCGCCCCACCCAGCCCGGAACGCGAATGGCTGCGCGACTTCGACCGCCTCGCGGTATGGACCGGGCACGTCAGGCTCCTCACCCCGACCAGCGTCGCCCGACTCCGCGAGCAGGGCCGCCGCGACCCCACCGCCGCCCACGAGGTGCTCGCGGCGACTCGCCAGCTGCGTACCGCACTGCACGACATCCTGCTCGACCCGCACGACACCGACGCGTTCCGGCACGTCGCCGAAGAGGCACAACGCGCCGCCGCCGCCGCGACCCTGGAGACCGACCGCACCGGGCTCGCCCACTGGTCACTCCCCGACGACCTCGGCCTGCGACTCCCGCTCCTGGCCGGTGCCCGCGCCGCCGCCGACCTGCTCACCACCCCCGCCCGCACCGAGGTACGCGCCTGCCCCGCCGACGACTGCGGATGGCTCTTCCTCGACCCCCGGGGCCGACGCCGCTGGTGCAGCATGGCCACCTGCGGCAACCGCGCCAAGGTCCGGGCCTGGGCCGCCCGCCGACAACCGCTCTGA
- a CDS encoding triacylglycerol lipase produces MLAADRRLAALLLLTSVSPTIEAAVVVSLGFVAAQGLAPQTAAVWPYDTYHDLRWLYVYHDSWPSFALWLGMLVVARGLFHTLLVVLAWPGEVPRPPVRWLLRRNLGLAALVAVFVAPWALISVAASVVALSWVLLASVVPMFLLAPFLQRAAVLAPWWRGLPSISLVGWSLLNFVVLTMAGALCWSLPGWWTVPVATVAGVVNGLLWNRIIRTALINPSTRWAWVPATPVAVVLALAVPMLIPVLVDAVPGKDLRAEAVVLDHPLPPDVPQAVIVLAGYGSSYGGEQPPDERVERFSYRGLSSHGAPLPYGSRDTAISVADSVRLLDEQVRRLHQRTGRPIALIGESEGAMVARSYLQQGAHPAVDTLAMFSPLINAGRAYYPPPHENRGFGVVTGWQLRLAFGAMRLVGGPHTGPDEPFIRSLVDDAPFYRNQLMCPVPGIRMVAFIPTTTAAEAPPGEYSRIPVFEMPGVHGGLLNRSLVADRLLAFLSGEPIRHERDEYPLLQRLGAAWQAPPLPIAANPAWSRFQQPDPAFTGKVCLPTG; encoded by the coding sequence GTGCTGGCGGCGGACCGCAGACTGGCTGCGCTGCTGCTGCTCACCTCGGTGTCCCCGACCATCGAGGCCGCCGTCGTGGTCTCACTGGGATTCGTCGCGGCGCAGGGTCTGGCGCCGCAGACAGCGGCGGTGTGGCCGTACGACACCTACCACGACCTGCGATGGCTGTACGTCTACCACGACTCCTGGCCCTCGTTCGCGCTCTGGCTCGGCATGCTGGTGGTGGCTCGGGGTCTGTTCCACACGCTGCTGGTGGTGTTGGCGTGGCCGGGCGAGGTGCCACGACCGCCGGTGCGGTGGCTGCTGCGACGCAATCTCGGGCTCGCCGCGCTGGTGGCGGTCTTCGTCGCGCCGTGGGCGCTGATCTCGGTGGCCGCGTCGGTGGTGGCGCTGTCCTGGGTGTTGCTGGCCTCGGTGGTGCCGATGTTCCTGCTGGCGCCGTTCCTGCAACGGGCTGCGGTGCTGGCGCCGTGGTGGCGGGGGCTGCCGTCGATCTCGCTGGTGGGCTGGTCACTGCTGAACTTCGTGGTGCTGACCATGGCCGGCGCGTTGTGTTGGAGTCTGCCGGGATGGTGGACGGTGCCGGTGGCCACCGTGGCAGGGGTGGTCAACGGGCTGTTGTGGAACCGGATCATCCGTACCGCGCTGATCAATCCGTCGACGCGGTGGGCGTGGGTGCCGGCGACCCCCGTCGCGGTGGTGCTGGCCCTCGCGGTGCCGATGCTCATCCCGGTGCTGGTCGACGCCGTACCGGGCAAGGACCTGCGGGCCGAGGCGGTGGTCCTGGACCACCCGCTGCCACCCGACGTGCCGCAGGCGGTCATCGTCCTGGCCGGTTACGGCTCGTCCTACGGGGGCGAGCAGCCTCCCGACGAGCGGGTCGAACGCTTCTCCTACCGGGGGCTGAGCTCGCACGGCGCTCCCCTGCCCTACGGATCGCGCGACACCGCGATCTCGGTGGCCGACAGTGTCCGACTGCTCGACGAGCAGGTGCGACGGCTGCACCAGCGCACCGGACGACCGATCGCCCTCATCGGCGAGAGCGAGGGCGCCATGGTCGCCCGCAGCTACCTGCAGCAGGGGGCGCATCCCGCCGTCGACACCCTGGCCATGTTCAGCCCCCTGATCAACGCGGGACGCGCCTACTATCCCCCGCCCCACGAGAACCGGGGCTTCGGCGTGGTCACCGGGTGGCAACTGCGGCTGGCGTTCGGCGCGATGCGTCTGGTCGGTGGCCCGCACACCGGTCCCGACGAACCGTTCATCCGGTCCCTGGTCGACGACGCGCCGTTCTATCGCAACCAACTCATGTGCCCCGTACCCGGGATCCGGATGGTGGCCTTCATCCCCACCACCACCGCCGCCGAGGCACCACCGGGCGAGTACAGCCGCATCCCCGTCTTCGAGATGCCGGGCGTGCACGGTGGCCTCCTCAACCGAAGCCTGGTCGCTGACCGGCTGCTCGCCTTCCTCTCCGGCGAACCGATCCGGCACGAACGCGACGAGTACCCCCTGCTGCAGCGTCTCGGTGCGGCCTGGCAGGCGCCTCCGCTGCCGATCGCCGCGAATCCCGCCTGGTCCCGCTTCCAGCAACCCGACCCCGCCTTCACCGGGAAGGTGTGCCTGCCGACCGGCTGA
- a CDS encoding SigE family RNA polymerase sigma factor translates to MARGDAEFVEFVRAASGRLAHAAYLMTGDHHQAEDAAQAALVRTYASWSRVRRDDPYAYTRRVMTNYIVDGWRRPIREHPTDEVPHRHRDDVADEVAARRTLQHALGTLTARERAIVVLRYFFDLPELQVARELEVSVGTVKSTSSRALEKLRQTLVEFPDTRGGDR, encoded by the coding sequence ATGGCCAGGGGTGACGCGGAGTTCGTCGAGTTCGTCCGGGCGGCATCGGGACGGCTGGCACACGCCGCGTACCTGATGACCGGCGACCATCACCAGGCCGAGGACGCCGCGCAGGCCGCTCTGGTCCGGACGTACGCCTCCTGGTCGAGAGTCAGACGCGACGACCCCTACGCCTACACCCGACGGGTGATGACCAACTACATCGTGGACGGTTGGCGGCGTCCGATCCGGGAGCATCCCACCGACGAGGTGCCGCACCGGCATCGGGATGACGTCGCGGACGAGGTCGCCGCCAGACGGACGTTGCAGCACGCTCTCGGCACGCTCACTGCTCGTGAACGGGCGATCGTGGTGTTGCGCTACTTCTTCGACCTGCCGGAACTGCAGGTGGCCCGCGAGCTGGAGGTCTCGGTGGGCACGGTGAAGAGCACGAGTTCCCGTGCGCTGGAGAAGCTGCGTCAGACCCTTGTCGAGTTTCCGGACACGCGGGGAGGGGATCGATGA
- a CDS encoding acyl-CoA dehydrogenase family protein, whose translation MPLLESAVDLLDLHRGLDDEAVAIRDTTRRFVDRELRPHLADWYEAGALPVREIARTLGGLGLLGMHLEGYGCAGATATAYGLACLELEAGDSGLRSLVSVQGSLAMYAIHRYGGEEQKQRWLPAMATGEAIGCFGLTEPDFGSNPAGMRTHARRDGGDWVLAGTKMWITNGSVADVAVVWARTDDGIRGFLVPAGTPGFTAPEITRKLSLRASVTSELILDDVRLPADAMLPDAAGLSAPLSCLNEARFGIVFGAVGAARDCLDTAIAYAREREIFDRKLAAFQATQLKLADMGVELGKAMLLALHLATLKTQGLLQPHQISAGKLNNVREAIRIARESRTVLGANGISLEYPVLRHANNLESVLTYEGTSEVHQLVIGQALTGTAAFR comes from the coding sequence ATGCCGTTGCTCGAATCCGCAGTGGATCTGCTCGACCTACACCGGGGACTGGACGACGAGGCCGTCGCGATCCGCGACACCACGCGCCGGTTCGTCGACCGCGAGCTGCGCCCGCACCTCGCCGACTGGTACGAAGCCGGGGCGCTACCGGTCCGCGAGATCGCCCGGACTCTCGGAGGTCTCGGACTGCTCGGGATGCACCTGGAGGGCTACGGCTGCGCGGGGGCGACCGCCACCGCGTACGGCCTGGCCTGCCTCGAACTCGAGGCCGGCGACTCCGGCCTCCGCAGCCTCGTCTCGGTGCAGGGCTCGCTGGCGATGTACGCGATCCATCGCTACGGCGGCGAGGAGCAGAAGCAACGCTGGCTCCCGGCGATGGCGACCGGCGAGGCGATCGGTTGCTTCGGGCTGACCGAGCCCGACTTCGGCTCCAACCCCGCAGGCATGCGAACCCACGCCCGGCGCGACGGCGGTGACTGGGTCCTCGCCGGCACGAAGATGTGGATCACCAACGGTTCGGTGGCCGACGTAGCCGTGGTCTGGGCCCGCACCGACGACGGCATCCGGGGCTTCCTCGTGCCGGCCGGTACACCCGGCTTCACCGCACCGGAGATCACCCGCAAGCTCTCGCTGCGCGCCTCGGTCACCAGCGAGCTGATCCTGGACGACGTCCGGCTGCCCGCCGACGCGATGCTGCCGGACGCGGCGGGGCTGTCCGCGCCGCTCTCCTGCCTCAACGAGGCCCGGTTCGGCATCGTCTTCGGTGCCGTCGGCGCGGCCCGCGACTGTCTGGACACCGCGATCGCGTACGCCCGGGAGCGGGAGATCTTCGACCGCAAGCTCGCGGCCTTCCAGGCCACGCAGCTCAAGCTCGCCGACATGGGCGTGGAACTGGGCAAGGCGATGCTGCTGGCACTGCACCTTGCCACGCTCAAGACGCAGGGGTTGCTGCAACCGCACCAGATCAGCGCCGGCAAGCTCAACAACGTCCGCGAGGCGATCCGGATCGCCCGCGAGTCCCGGACGGTGCTCGGCGCGAACGGGATCAGCCTGGAGTATCCGGTGCTGCGGCACGCCAACAACCTGGAGTCGGTGCTCACCTACGAGGGCACGTCGGAGGTGCACCAACTGGTCATCGGTCAGGCGCTCACCGGTACCGCCGCGTTCCGTTGA
- a CDS encoding MFS transporter: protein MNDAPPKATARTWIGLAVLVLPLLLITIDGTVLILGLPAISAELSPTGIEQLWMIDIYSLVLAGLLVAMSTVGDRFGRRRNLLIGAVVFAIASVAGALATSPWMLIGARALLGIGGAIMMPSTLSLVRNMFLDRQQRRYAMAVWGAMASVGAAVGPILGGWVIEAFSWQAAFLMNIPVMLLLVIVGPLLLPESRNPELHRIDLLSVVLSLVGMIGVVYALKTLAGGKDTGLAVAALVVGLIAVAHFVRRQLTLPTPLMEVRLFTVRHFRGAVIGDLLSIFAMVGALVALIQHLQLVLGLNPLQASVWLIPQAVLAGTAGFVAATLVKRVLPAYVIAAGLLVAAAGFGLTTFLAPTSSPALVATALALVSLGAGIGLTLSNDIIMSSVKPERAGQAAATSETAYEIGTTLGTAVLGGMLVAWYTRAFTAGTETLHLPESLAERASSTMAEALLVADEVDSGTGASILGVATTAFTDAITVTGAIGAGIMVLAAIWSLVTLRGAAANADLAAEHEH, encoded by the coding sequence ATGAATGACGCCCCTCCCAAGGCCACCGCCAGAACCTGGATCGGTCTCGCCGTCCTCGTCCTGCCCCTGCTGCTGATCACGATCGACGGCACCGTCCTGATCCTGGGCCTACCGGCGATCTCCGCCGAGCTGAGCCCCACCGGCATCGAGCAGCTGTGGATGATCGACATCTACTCGCTCGTTCTCGCCGGCCTGCTCGTGGCGATGAGCACCGTGGGCGACCGCTTCGGTCGACGACGTAACCTGCTCATCGGCGCAGTCGTCTTCGCGATCGCCTCCGTGGCCGGCGCGCTGGCCACCTCGCCGTGGATGCTGATCGGCGCCCGGGCCCTCCTGGGCATCGGCGGAGCGATCATGATGCCCTCGACGCTGTCCCTGGTGCGCAACATGTTCCTCGACCGGCAGCAGCGCCGCTACGCGATGGCCGTGTGGGGCGCGATGGCGTCGGTGGGCGCGGCGGTCGGGCCGATCCTCGGTGGCTGGGTCATCGAGGCATTCAGCTGGCAGGCCGCGTTCCTGATGAACATCCCCGTGATGCTGCTTCTCGTGATCGTCGGTCCGCTGCTGCTGCCCGAGAGCCGCAACCCCGAGCTGCACCGGATCGACCTGCTCAGTGTCGTGCTCTCCCTGGTGGGCATGATCGGTGTGGTCTACGCCCTCAAGACCCTGGCCGGTGGCAAGGACACCGGTCTCGCGGTGGCGGCCCTCGTCGTCGGCCTGATCGCAGTCGCCCACTTCGTCCGCAGGCAACTCACCCTGCCGACGCCGCTCATGGAGGTCCGGCTGTTCACGGTGCGGCACTTCCGGGGCGCCGTGATCGGAGACCTGCTGTCGATCTTCGCGATGGTCGGCGCGCTGGTCGCCCTCATCCAGCACCTCCAACTCGTGCTCGGCCTCAACCCGCTCCAGGCCTCCGTCTGGCTCATACCTCAGGCGGTTCTCGCCGGCACCGCCGGATTCGTCGCGGCGACCCTGGTCAAGCGCGTCCTGCCCGCGTACGTCATCGCGGCCGGCCTCCTGGTCGCCGCCGCAGGCTTCGGGTTGACCACGTTCCTGGCGCCGACGTCGAGCCCGGCCCTGGTCGCGACCGCCCTCGCGCTGGTCTCGCTCGGCGCGGGCATCGGCCTGACCCTGAGCAACGACATCATCATGAGCTCCGTCAAGCCCGAACGAGCCGGTCAGGCCGCCGCGACCTCGGAGACCGCCTACGAGATCGGCACGACGCTGGGCACCGCCGTCCTGGGCGGGATGCTCGTCGCCTGGTACACCAGGGCCTTCACCGCCGGAACCGAGACGCTGCACCTGCCGGAGTCCCTGGCCGAACGGGCATCCTCGACGATGGCCGAGGCCCTGCTGGTCGCCGACGAGGTCGACAGCGGCACCGGAGCCTCGATCCTCGGTGTCGCGACGACCGCGTTCACCGACGCGATCACCGTCACCGGCGCGATCGGCGCAGGGATCATGGTCCTCGCCGCGATCTGGTCCCTCGTCACACTTCGAGGTGCGGCCGCCAACGCGGACCTCGCCGCGGAGCACGAGCACTGA
- a CDS encoding DUF3152 domain-containing protein — MSSFDTGVRTARDAFPPLVAPLIAVLLAGCAPTADADARAAAPPGPAVTAAPAVTADPLAQPPPPPVSYPATGDNTWDIAPGEPGSGRRGAGQLLRYQVAMERGIQGIPLAEFADQVTAALAHPQGWTAGGRWQLHRVGPGRRPDFTVYLATPVTRDVLCQDTPDGYTSCRNGDRVVLNVARWVKGAPGFGKNIDRYRQYVVNHEVGHRLGMGHELCPGRGRPAPVMQQQTLGLHGCTANGLPYLDGRRHSGPPGAYEDRIPPRDRGMPGD; from the coding sequence ATGAGCTCGTTCGACACCGGGGTGCGGACCGCCCGGGATGCGTTTCCGCCGTTGGTCGCACCGCTGATCGCCGTGCTGCTGGCCGGATGCGCCCCGACCGCCGACGCGGACGCGCGGGCCGCCGCACCCCCCGGGCCTGCGGTGACCGCCGCACCGGCGGTGACCGCCGATCCCCTCGCGCAACCGCCTCCGCCGCCGGTCAGCTATCCGGCGACGGGCGACAACACGTGGGACATCGCGCCCGGCGAGCCAGGCTCGGGGCGGCGGGGCGCCGGGCAGTTGCTGCGCTACCAGGTCGCGATGGAACGCGGCATCCAGGGCATTCCGCTTGCCGAGTTCGCCGACCAGGTCACCGCGGCCCTCGCCCACCCGCAGGGCTGGACCGCCGGCGGACGGTGGCAACTGCACCGGGTCGGCCCCGGCCGCCGGCCCGACTTCACCGTCTACCTGGCCACCCCGGTCACCCGGGACGTGCTGTGCCAGGACACGCCGGACGGCTACACCTCCTGCCGCAACGGTGATCGGGTCGTCCTCAACGTCGCCCGGTGGGTCAAAGGAGCACCCGGCTTCGGCAAGAACATCGACCGCTACCGCCAGTACGTGGTCAACCACGAGGTCGGTCACCGCCTCGGCATGGGCCACGAACTGTGCCCGGGACGTGGCAGACCGGCTCCGGTGATGCAGCAGCAGACACTGGGGTTGCACGGCTGCACCGCCAACGGCCTGCCGTACCTCGACGGCAGACGTCACTCCGGGCCGCCCGGGGCCTACGAGGATCGGATCCCGCCCCGCGACCGGGGCATGCCGGGCGACTGA
- a CDS encoding sensor domain-containing protein, which translates to MTTHPVYSFAARRRLLGWACVLIGLAFAEVLVLAWVLTTLTLAALWVTLPLFTGAVLAARAMADSRRLLVHRELGITVGRQYRPLPSAGWWARFSTVLRDPATWRDTRWLFVDTTAGVALLTVPVAAFLAGVLGLLLPLVWSTLPAGASLDFPFGTTIHDTRSAAANGIPWGIFYLWFCWLITPVIMRWYGELTAVMLRPGPRALLAERVDQLTTTRTQTVDAQAQELRRIERDLHDGTQAHLVALGMSLGMVENLIGDDPTVRPLLAEARTHNAQAIAELRALIKGIRPPVLSDRGLVGAVESLAIRMPLQIDVDIDGAGRLSDSVEAAAYFTISEALANTVKHSGARRAWVRGRREHDRLLLEVGDDGRGGAVFVPGGGLEGVRQRLAVFDGTLEIGGPATGGTMLTIALPTAGASVVADPLPGGADAEFSTPPGPGSPVGGAER; encoded by the coding sequence ATGACGACTCATCCGGTGTATTCGTTCGCTGCCCGTCGGCGGTTGCTGGGCTGGGCGTGCGTCCTGATCGGACTGGCGTTCGCCGAGGTGCTGGTGCTGGCCTGGGTGCTGACCACCCTGACGCTCGCCGCGCTGTGGGTCACTCTGCCGCTGTTCACCGGTGCGGTCCTCGCCGCTCGGGCGATGGCCGACAGCCGGCGCCTCCTCGTGCATCGGGAGCTGGGAATCACCGTCGGGCGGCAGTACCGTCCGCTGCCCTCCGCCGGGTGGTGGGCCCGATTCAGCACGGTGTTACGCGATCCAGCGACCTGGCGCGACACCCGCTGGCTGTTCGTGGACACGACCGCCGGGGTGGCGTTGTTGACGGTGCCGGTCGCGGCCTTCCTCGCCGGCGTGCTCGGTCTGCTCCTACCGCTGGTGTGGAGCACGCTGCCCGCCGGTGCGAGTCTCGACTTTCCGTTCGGCACGACGATCCACGACACTCGCAGTGCCGCCGCCAACGGCATCCCGTGGGGGATCTTCTATCTGTGGTTCTGCTGGCTGATCACCCCGGTGATCATGCGCTGGTACGGCGAACTGACAGCCGTCATGTTGCGCCCCGGCCCACGGGCCCTGCTCGCCGAGCGCGTCGACCAGCTCACCACGACCCGCACCCAGACCGTCGACGCCCAGGCGCAGGAACTGCGGCGGATCGAACGCGACCTGCACGACGGCACGCAGGCACATCTGGTCGCACTCGGCATGAGCCTCGGCATGGTGGAGAACCTGATCGGCGACGATCCGACCGTACGGCCGTTGCTGGCCGAGGCCCGCACGCACAACGCGCAGGCGATCGCGGAGCTCCGCGCGCTGATCAAGGGCATCCGTCCGCCGGTGCTCAGCGACCGGGGCCTGGTCGGTGCCGTGGAGTCCCTAGCGATCCGGATGCCCCTGCAGATCGACGTCGACATCGACGGTGCGGGCCGGCTCAGCGACTCGGTCGAGGCGGCTGCCTACTTCACGATCTCCGAGGCGCTGGCCAACACGGTGAAGCACAGCGGGGCACGCCGGGCATGGGTGCGTGGCCGCCGGGAGCACGACCGGCTGCTCCTGGAGGTCGGTGACGACGGCCGGGGCGGCGCGGTGTTCGTGCCGGGGGGCGGTCTGGAGGGCGTACGGCAGCGTCTGGCCGTGTTCGACGGCACGCTGGAGATCGGCGGACCGGCCACCGGTGGGACCATGCTGACGATCGCGCTGCCCACCGCCGGCGCGTCCGTCGTCGCGGATCCGCTGCCCGGCGGAGCCGATGCCGAGTTCTCGACGCCGCCGGGCCCCGGCAGCCCGGTGGGCGGCGCGGAGCGGTAA